One Microvirga thermotolerans DNA window includes the following coding sequences:
- a CDS encoding SEL1-like repeat protein: protein MKRPDPAHLDALDPQIRAAAEKAARQAGLSLEDWIAAAMERYGADGSQMEKSGAGSQAPAVENRGGAFEAVLAAAETEEAERPLPDQASRNVAALEAMALWIEQTEDRLEETARAFADRQEHLSDILSRNLSFIRSRLEAVERRAATPAEEAARALTPLTDALDGLRLDLSRLAQRLDAPAAAAVDEIRRHMERLREGLEGLATRSEVATLDEALRMLSRDLERAPSSKDLLTLAGSVAGLDRKVGTLSETIAHSVRERIGAEIEELKAKIGELARSSVDRSVIDFLSSQIVDLRQDLARRAEPQQIERLTESVAALSRKVEDVRAEQAGHGDLAALKRSLEEVCGALNRTVALQEESDVPRQLQDMSRRLDLLADRPAPDPARLDSIADQLAALTERMARMAEERREQAGTLDGLFDRLSAQVAKAVEGAANRDAPLLERFDRLEEKLGASADLPIPSGLEERLAACADELSRIPDACRQAFDEAAARMKSLQGEALRIAERTAAAAAEKAQAGLSSGSEIDEIKASLVELKALQARAERKTQQTLVAVHDALAALLSRSSGPPAASRGPESAAPDLPAPDRLEAAVRRLQASAMAQIEEIAATIPQDAAAPAAEPGLDEVRASFIAAARRASRTLPPTDSEPHPQRDDPAAEASPSADDEPAEAPGGEDRPVSSFLERLRRTFDAHRRSLLFGFACLVLAAGTSQILTNAPRDAAPAPVPGGAKASEPVVHEAAPAAALPAHLAHAEENLFQPSSLTVASAPGVPSARFVLDPGTLGALPAETPADLRQAALSGDAAAVYEIALKAAEGRGLPRDPALAFRLFERAAQAGLAPAQERLAALYDKGIGTQRDAKLAVAWYERAARGGNLRSMHNLATLLAAGALGRADYAAALRWYREAAEAGIRDSQFNLGVLHASGAGTRKDPAQAFRWFALAAAQGDAEAARKRDEVAARLSPEELAAARAAVEAWRPRPSDPLANDVPPRTAERTAAVAPAPDGRS, encoded by the coding sequence TCCGGGCCGCCGCGGAAAAGGCCGCGCGGCAGGCGGGCCTGAGCCTGGAGGATTGGATCGCGGCCGCCATGGAGCGCTACGGGGCCGACGGTTCGCAGATGGAGAAGTCCGGTGCGGGCAGCCAGGCTCCCGCCGTCGAAAACCGCGGCGGCGCGTTCGAGGCCGTCCTTGCCGCGGCCGAGACGGAAGAGGCCGAGCGCCCTCTCCCCGATCAGGCGTCCCGCAACGTCGCGGCGCTGGAGGCCATGGCTCTCTGGATCGAGCAGACCGAGGACCGTCTCGAGGAGACCGCAAGAGCCTTCGCCGACCGTCAGGAGCACCTTTCCGACATCCTTTCGCGCAACCTCTCCTTCATCAGGAGCCGTCTCGAAGCCGTGGAGCGCCGCGCCGCAACCCCGGCGGAAGAGGCCGCGAGGGCGCTGACGCCGCTCACGGACGCGCTCGACGGGCTGCGTCTCGACCTCTCCCGGCTGGCGCAGCGGCTCGATGCGCCCGCGGCGGCCGCTGTCGACGAGATCCGCCGGCATATGGAGCGCCTGCGCGAGGGCCTGGAGGGCCTCGCCACGCGAAGCGAGGTCGCCACCCTCGACGAAGCCCTTCGCATGCTCTCCCGCGACCTGGAGCGGGCGCCCTCCAGCAAGGACCTCCTCACGCTCGCCGGCTCGGTGGCGGGACTCGACAGGAAGGTGGGAACCCTGTCCGAGACTATTGCCCACAGCGTGCGCGAGCGGATCGGCGCCGAGATCGAGGAGCTCAAGGCGAAGATCGGGGAGCTCGCCCGGTCGAGCGTGGATCGCTCCGTCATCGACTTCCTGAGCAGCCAGATCGTCGACCTGCGGCAGGACCTCGCGCGCCGGGCGGAGCCGCAGCAGATCGAGCGCCTGACCGAATCCGTCGCCGCCCTGAGCCGCAAGGTCGAGGACGTCCGGGCCGAGCAGGCCGGACACGGCGACCTCGCGGCTCTCAAGCGCTCCCTGGAGGAGGTCTGCGGCGCCCTGAACCGCACGGTCGCCCTCCAGGAAGAGAGCGACGTGCCGCGGCAGCTCCAGGACATGAGCCGCCGGCTCGACCTCCTGGCGGACAGGCCGGCACCGGATCCCGCCCGCCTCGATTCCATCGCGGACCAGCTCGCCGCCCTCACGGAGCGCATGGCGCGCATGGCCGAGGAACGCCGGGAGCAGGCCGGGACCCTCGACGGCCTCTTCGACCGCCTTTCGGCCCAGGTCGCGAAGGCGGTCGAGGGCGCGGCAAACCGCGACGCCCCCCTCCTCGAACGCTTCGACCGGCTCGAGGAGAAGCTCGGCGCGTCCGCAGATCTGCCGATCCCGAGCGGGCTGGAGGAGCGCCTCGCCGCTTGCGCCGACGAGCTCTCCCGGATCCCCGACGCCTGCCGGCAGGCCTTCGACGAGGCGGCCGCCCGGATGAAGTCCCTTCAGGGCGAGGCGCTCCGCATCGCCGAGCGCACGGCCGCGGCGGCTGCGGAAAAGGCGCAGGCCGGCCTCTCGTCCGGAAGCGAGATCGACGAGATCAAGGCGAGCCTCGTCGAGTTGAAGGCCCTGCAGGCGCGGGCGGAGCGCAAGACCCAGCAGACCCTGGTCGCCGTTCACGATGCCCTGGCGGCTCTCCTGTCCCGGTCCTCCGGACCGCCGGCCGCGTCCCGGGGGCCTGAGTCAGCCGCCCCCGACCTGCCCGCGCCGGATCGCCTCGAAGCGGCCGTGCGCAGGCTGCAGGCGTCGGCAATGGCCCAGATCGAGGAGATCGCGGCGACGATCCCGCAGGATGCGGCGGCCCCTGCCGCGGAGCCCGGCCTGGACGAGGTCCGCGCGAGCTTCATCGCCGCCGCGCGCCGCGCCTCCCGGACCCTCCCGCCGACGGATTCCGAACCGCACCCGCAGCGGGACGACCCGGCGGCGGAAGCATCTCCGTCCGCCGACGACGAACCTGCCGAGGCGCCCGGCGGGGAGGACCGTCCCGTCTCCTCCTTCCTCGAGCGCCTCCGCAGGACCTTCGACGCCCACCGGCGCTCCCTCCTGTTCGGCTTCGCCTGTCTCGTCCTGGCCGCGGGCACGTCGCAGATCCTGACGAACGCGCCCCGCGACGCCGCTCCCGCGCCCGTTCCCGGCGGGGCGAAGGCGTCGGAACCCGTCGTGCACGAGGCCGCCCCCGCCGCCGCGTTGCCGGCGCATCTGGCCCACGCCGAAGAAAACCTGTTCCAGCCGTCGAGCCTCACGGTGGCCTCCGCCCCAGGCGTCCCGTCGGCCCGGTTCGTCCTCGACCCGGGCACGCTCGGCGCCCTGCCCGCCGAGACCCCGGCCGACCTCCGGCAGGCGGCCCTTTCCGGCGATGCCGCGGCGGTCTACGAGATCGCGCTCAAGGCTGCCGAGGGGCGCGGCCTTCCCCGCGATCCGGCGCTGGCCTTCCGGCTCTTCGAGCGGGCGGCGCAGGCCGGGCTCGCGCCGGCCCAGGAGCGGCTGGCCGCCCTCTACGACAAGGGGATCGGCACCCAGCGCGACGCGAAGCTCGCCGTCGCCTGGTACGAACGGGCCGCCCGGGGCGGCAACCTGCGCTCCATGCACAACCTCGCGACCCTGCTCGCCGCCGGCGCCCTGGGCAGGGCCGATTATGCCGCCGCCCTGCGCTGGTACCGCGAGGCCGCCGAAGCCGGCATCAGGGACAGCCAGTTCAACCTGGGCGTCCTCCACGCCAGCGGCGCGGGGACCCGCAAGGACCCGGCCCAGGCCTTCCGCTGGTTCGCGCTCGCCGCCGCGCAGGGCGACGCCGAGGCGGCCCGGAAGCGCGACGAGGTCGCCGCCCGCCTTTCCCCCGAGGAATTGGCCGCCGCGAGGGCGGCCGTGGAAGCCTGGCGCCCGAGACCGTCCGATCCCCTTGCCAACGACGTTCCGCCGCGGACGGCGGAGCGTACCGCCGCCGTCGCGCCGGCACCGGACGGGAGGAGCTGA